In Anseongella ginsenosidimutans, one genomic interval encodes:
- a CDS encoding FecR domain-containing protein, with translation MNDDLLVKYLAGEADMQERLRVEEWLGKNEKNALYYSQLERIWNESENLALHNSPDEQAAWERFRHRVKQQEETGQQQEKAWLRWNESTRERKTLRTLREEVSTPTEKIRSLRPAGSAPRWLKAAAALALLISAGWLARYLLQENRFPAMVELASEQQVREEMLPDGSLVTLNKNSLISFPRKFRGTDRLVSLEGEAFFNVEPDKSKPFIISVNDLKVEVTGTSFNVKSRNGVTEVIVETGSVHVSRGSSRIDLRPGEKAVSSNENEELVKQHTGGALYKYYRTNKFVCRATPLQELINTLNEAYGVHIVIPDKSLQRLTITTEFDNESLERILEVIADTFDITVQYEEKQIILKR, from the coding sequence ATGAATGATGATCTACTTGTAAAATACCTTGCCGGCGAGGCGGATATGCAGGAACGCCTTCGTGTAGAGGAATGGCTGGGAAAGAATGAAAAGAACGCGCTCTACTATTCCCAATTGGAACGGATATGGAACGAAAGTGAAAACCTCGCTTTGCACAACTCCCCCGATGAACAGGCCGCCTGGGAGCGGTTTCGCCATCGGGTGAAGCAACAGGAGGAAACCGGTCAGCAACAAGAAAAAGCCTGGCTGCGGTGGAATGAAAGCACGCGGGAGCGGAAAACTCTCCGGACTCTCCGGGAAGAAGTCAGCACCCCAACGGAAAAAATACGTTCCCTGCGTCCGGCCGGGTCCGCACCCCGCTGGCTGAAGGCCGCGGCCGCCCTGGCGCTCTTGATCAGCGCGGGCTGGCTGGCCCGGTACCTGCTGCAGGAAAACCGCTTTCCTGCGATGGTGGAACTGGCTTCGGAACAGCAGGTGCGGGAAGAAATGCTGCCGGACGGTTCGCTGGTAACGCTGAATAAAAACTCCCTGATTTCTTTCCCCCGGAAATTCAGGGGGACGGATCGCCTTGTTTCCTTAGAGGGGGAGGCATTCTTTAACGTGGAGCCGGACAAAAGCAAACCGTTTATTATTAGCGTAAATGACTTGAAGGTCGAAGTTACCGGCACTTCCTTTAACGTTAAAAGCCGGAACGGAGTAACAGAAGTGATCGTGGAAACAGGCAGCGTCCATGTAAGCCGGGGCAGCAGCCGGATCGATTTGCGGCCCGGAGAAAAAGCGGTAAGCAGTAATGAAAACGAAGAGCTGGTAAAGCAGCACACCGGCGGCGCCCTGTATAAATATTATAGAACGAATAAATTTGTCTGCCGCGCCACCCCGCTGCAGGAGCTGATAAATACCTTGAATGAAGCTTACGGTGTTCATATCGTAATCCCTGATAAGTCCCTGCAGCGACTGACCATTACTACTGAATTTGATAATGAATCATTAGAGCGTATACTGGAGGTGATCGCTGATACGTTTGATATAACTGTCCAATACGAAGAAAAACAAATCATATTAAAACGATAA
- a CDS encoding RNA polymerase sigma-70 factor, which translates to MEYSDTAVVQLLQDGNERAFEQVFKAFFKPLHAYAFTMLKDDPAAEEMVQRVFFNIWNKKERLVIEGSLKAYLYRAVRNESLNYLKHLKVRAAYQVHYTARAERNEFPADRQLAAGELRARIRETLDELPPQCGAVFRLSRFEQLKYKEIAAELGISVKTVENQMGKALKLMRVKLAEFLPLLFLLLNLMR; encoded by the coding sequence GTGGAATATAGCGACACCGCTGTTGTCCAGCTGCTGCAGGACGGTAATGAGCGTGCTTTCGAGCAGGTGTTCAAGGCTTTTTTTAAGCCCCTGCACGCCTATGCCTTTACCATGCTGAAAGACGATCCGGCGGCGGAGGAAATGGTGCAGCGGGTATTTTTCAATATCTGGAATAAAAAAGAACGGCTGGTGATTGAAGGCTCCCTGAAAGCCTACTTATACCGGGCTGTTCGTAATGAAAGCTTGAATTATCTTAAGCACCTGAAGGTGAGAGCAGCTTACCAGGTACATTATACAGCCCGTGCGGAACGCAACGAATTTCCGGCAGACAGGCAGCTTGCCGCCGGGGAACTCCGCGCTCGTATCAGGGAAACGTTGGATGAATTGCCGCCGCAGTGCGGCGCCGTTTTCCGGTTAAGCCGGTTTGAACAGCTTAAATACAAGGAAATTGCGGCTGAGCTGGGAATATCGGTTAAAACAGTAGAAAACCAGATGGGTAAGGCCCTGAAACTGATGCGGGTAAAGCTTGCGGAGTTTTTACCCCTGCTTTTCCTGTTGCTGAACCTAATGAGATGA
- a CDS encoding methylglyoxal synthase produces MEIALIAHDGKKAEMVKFLMEHIALLKEKNIHLIATGTTGGFVERAGLNVEKVLSGPRGGDAQIACRVAEGKTNMVIFFRDPMGKHPHEPDITMLMRMCDVHNVPLATNPATAEFLIRAV; encoded by the coding sequence ATGGAAATTGCATTGATCGCTCACGACGGCAAGAAGGCTGAAATGGTTAAATTCCTGATGGAACATATAGCCTTGCTAAAGGAAAAGAATATTCACCTGATCGCTACGGGGACCACGGGCGGTTTTGTGGAACGCGCGGGGCTGAACGTTGAAAAAGTCCTTTCCGGCCCTCGGGGCGGGGACGCCCAGATCGCCTGCCGGGTAGCTGAGGGAAAGACCAATATGGTCATCTTTTTCCGGGATCCAATGGGTAAACATCCGCACGAGCCCGACATTACGATGCTTATGCGTATGTGCGACGTTCATAATGTTCCCCTGGCCACCAATCCCGCTACTGCCGAGTTCCTGATAAGAGCGGTCTAA
- a CDS encoding replication-associated recombination protein A translates to MADQISTPLAERMRPSSLEAFTGQQHLVGKGAVLRKAIESGNIPSMVFWGPPGVGKTTLAFIVSRQLKRPFYALSAINSGVKDVREVIEKAKREQFFGTNNPVLFIDEIHRFSKSQQDSLLGAVERGIVTLIGATTENPSFEVIPALLSRCQVYIMKPLEKEDLQHLLEEAMQQDEVLKKKSIRIEEWEALLRLSGGDARKLLNTFELVVNAIPSGEIILTNELVLDHVQQNLALYDKAGEQHYDIISAFIKSIRGSDPNAAVYWLARMIEGGEDPLFIARRLVILAAEDIGLANPTALVMANNCFQAVNVIGMPEGRIILSHAAVYLATSPKSNSAYMAIGQAVELVRQSGNLPVPLHLRNAPTRLMKQLDYGKDYRYSHGYEGNFAEQEYLPEKLGGTTLYEPGSNAREKELRSWLNKLWKGKYGY, encoded by the coding sequence ATGGCTGATCAAATTAGTACGCCCCTGGCCGAACGAATGCGCCCTTCCAGCCTGGAGGCCTTTACAGGACAGCAGCACCTGGTGGGTAAAGGCGCCGTACTCCGCAAGGCCATAGAGAGCGGGAATATTCCTTCGATGGTCTTCTGGGGCCCTCCGGGAGTGGGCAAAACCACCCTTGCCTTCATTGTCTCCCGCCAGCTAAAGCGGCCGTTTTATGCATTGAGCGCCATTAATTCCGGCGTAAAGGATGTGCGGGAAGTAATTGAAAAAGCAAAAAGGGAGCAATTCTTCGGCACTAATAACCCGGTGCTGTTCATTGACGAAATTCATCGTTTCAGCAAGTCGCAGCAGGATTCTCTGCTTGGCGCCGTAGAGCGGGGTATTGTCACCCTGATTGGCGCTACTACCGAGAATCCTTCGTTCGAAGTGATCCCGGCCTTACTTTCCCGCTGTCAGGTCTATATTATGAAGCCGCTTGAAAAGGAAGACCTGCAGCATTTGCTGGAGGAAGCCATGCAACAGGATGAAGTGTTAAAAAAGAAAAGTATCCGGATCGAAGAATGGGAGGCGCTACTGCGCCTGTCGGGAGGGGATGCCCGCAAGCTGCTGAATACCTTTGAACTGGTAGTGAACGCCATTCCCTCCGGGGAGATTATTCTTACCAATGAGCTGGTCCTTGACCATGTGCAGCAAAACCTCGCTCTTTATGATAAAGCCGGGGAGCAGCATTACGATATTATTTCGGCCTTTATCAAATCCATTCGCGGAAGCGATCCCAATGCGGCCGTTTACTGGCTGGCGCGGATGATTGAAGGAGGGGAAGACCCGCTTTTCATTGCCAGGCGGCTGGTTATCCTGGCGGCGGAAGACATAGGCCTGGCCAATCCCACCGCGCTGGTAATGGCCAATAATTGTTTCCAGGCGGTAAACGTCATCGGCATGCCCGAAGGAAGAATTATTTTATCTCATGCCGCCGTTTACCTGGCCACTTCGCCTAAGAGTAATTCGGCCTATATGGCCATCGGGCAGGCAGTGGAACTGGTCAGGCAAAGCGGCAACCTGCCGGTGCCTCTGCACCTGCGGAACGCGCCCACCCGCCTGATGAAACAGCTGGATTACGGGAAAGATTACCGGTATTCGCACGGTTATGAGGGCAATTTTGCCGAGCAGGAATACCTGCCGGAGAAACTTGGCGGAACCACCTTGTATGAACCCGGCAGCAATGCCCGGGAAAAGGAACTGCGCAGCTGGCTGAATAAATTATGGAAAGGTAAGTACGGATATTAG